The Planococcus liqunii genome includes a region encoding these proteins:
- the nikA gene encoding nickel ABC transporter substrate-binding protein: MNKHRKFLAVAISLAIAIILGGCSDDKAESASGASADNAITISWPRDIGPMNPHVYNPSQLLAQSMIYEPLVSYKEGGEIQPHLAESWTVSEDGLEYIFKIRENVKFTDGSALTAAVVKKNFDAVMKNSSSHSWLGVINVLEKTEAVDDQTFKMVLKEPYYPALQDLAVVRPVRFLGEAGFPEDGDTSKGITEPVGTGPWMLKDYKKDEYAVFTRNPEYWGESPELEEVKIKIIPDAETRVLAFEKGDLDLIYGEGVISMDSFNQLKESGEYQTALSKPVGTRSLLLNTTNEKLADLRVRKALQHGFNKQAMVEGVTLGLEEKADNILSTNFPYTDIEVEPFDYDVEKAAEYLEEAGWKLPAGKAVREKDGQPLELELIYDKTDPIQKAMAETLQAEWSALGIKLNISGLELTTQIERRKAGDFDVDFWYNYGAPYDPHSFINVVAEKGWGVAEAHSNLPMKSDLDQQIKETLGSTDEAKRQQLYGSILGTLQEQSVFVPISYIKKSVIYQNGVEEFIFPANRDEHPFNEMKISK, translated from the coding sequence ATGAATAAGCATAGAAAATTTTTAGCAGTGGCCATTAGCTTGGCGATAGCGATCATACTGGGAGGATGTTCGGACGATAAAGCCGAATCGGCCAGTGGGGCTTCAGCGGACAACGCCATCACAATCTCCTGGCCAAGAGATATCGGCCCTATGAATCCGCACGTTTATAATCCATCGCAGCTATTGGCCCAATCGATGATTTATGAACCGCTGGTCAGCTATAAAGAAGGCGGCGAAATTCAACCGCATTTGGCAGAGTCCTGGACGGTTTCCGAGGACGGATTAGAATACATATTTAAAATTCGTGAAAACGTTAAGTTTACTGATGGCTCGGCGCTTACAGCGGCTGTAGTCAAAAAGAACTTCGATGCGGTCATGAAAAATTCAAGTTCCCACAGTTGGCTTGGCGTAATCAATGTTTTGGAAAAGACTGAAGCAGTTGACGATCAGACTTTTAAAATGGTGCTAAAAGAGCCGTATTATCCGGCACTTCAGGACCTGGCAGTTGTTCGGCCGGTGCGATTCTTGGGCGAAGCAGGATTTCCAGAAGACGGCGACACGTCTAAAGGCATCACCGAGCCTGTCGGTACAGGTCCATGGATGCTGAAAGACTATAAGAAAGACGAATATGCGGTGTTCACCCGCAATCCCGAGTACTGGGGAGAAAGCCCGGAGCTTGAAGAAGTGAAAATCAAAATCATCCCCGATGCTGAAACCCGGGTTCTGGCATTTGAAAAAGGCGATTTGGATTTGATTTATGGCGAAGGTGTCATCAGCATGGATTCCTTTAATCAGTTGAAAGAATCCGGTGAATACCAAACCGCTCTTTCCAAACCAGTCGGAACAAGAAGCTTGCTGTTAAATACAACAAATGAAAAATTGGCAGATTTGCGGGTACGCAAAGCACTTCAGCATGGCTTCAACAAACAGGCGATGGTTGAAGGGGTCACATTAGGCTTAGAAGAAAAAGCAGATAATATTCTATCGACAAACTTCCCATATACCGATATTGAAGTAGAACCGTTTGACTACGATGTGGAAAAAGCTGCGGAATACCTGGAAGAAGCAGGCTGGAAGCTGCCTGCCGGAAAAGCAGTTCGCGAAAAGGACGGCCAGCCTCTCGAATTGGAATTAATCTACGACAAGACCGATCCCATTCAAAAAGCGATGGCCGAAACATTGCAGGCCGAATGGTCAGCACTCGGCATTAAGCTGAATATTAGCGGGCTTGAATTGACCACTCAAATTGAACGCCGGAAAGCCGGAGATTTTGATGTCGATTTCTGGTACAACTACGGTGCACCTTACGATCCGCATTCGTTCATCAATGTTGTAGCAGAAAAAGGATGGGGCGTTGCAGAAGCCCATTCGAACTTGCCGATGAAATCGGATTTGGACCAGCAAATAAAAGAAACACTGGGGTCTACGGATGAGGCGAAGCGCCAGCAATTATACGGTTCGATTCTTGGAACCTTACAGGAACAATCTGTTTTTGTGCCTATTTCTTATATTAAAAAGTCGGTCATTTACCAAAACGGTGTAGAAGAATTTATCTTCCCGGCAAACCGGGATGAACACCCTTTCAACGAAATGAAAATCAGCAAGTAA
- the nikB gene encoding nickel ABC transporter permease subunit NikB: MATYISKRLLAVIPIVLFAIFLMFLLIRLSPVDPAEAYLSAAHIHPTDEILAEKRHEFGLDQPLWMQYVQTVKGIVLLDFGNSFVTNTPVWQEIAARMPATIQLALSSILLAIAISIPLGFLSAVYKNGAIDHFSRLLSFLGASIPQFWLGYLLIFLFSVKLDLFPVEGKGTWQHFVLPSLTLSLALVAVYTRLLRASVLEELEQQYVLYARTRGIKEKAIMGKHVLKIAIAPMMTGLGMNLGKLLTGTIIIEQVFSWPGFGRYFVEAIFNRDIPVIQCYVMLAVCLFVICNLIVDIVQMYMDPRISLKGRAQF, from the coding sequence ATGGCAACCTATATTTCAAAACGGCTCCTTGCTGTCATCCCCATCGTTCTCTTTGCCATTTTTCTGATGTTCTTACTCATCCGCCTTTCGCCGGTTGATCCTGCAGAAGCGTATCTTTCCGCAGCCCATATTCATCCAACGGATGAAATTCTGGCAGAAAAAAGACATGAATTCGGTTTGGATCAGCCGTTGTGGATGCAGTATGTCCAAACGGTCAAAGGAATTGTCCTACTGGATTTTGGCAATTCGTTTGTAACGAATACTCCTGTTTGGCAGGAGATTGCAGCAAGAATGCCAGCAACCATCCAGCTCGCCCTCAGCAGTATACTGTTGGCCATTGCCATCAGCATCCCGCTCGGCTTTTTGTCAGCGGTATACAAAAACGGGGCAATCGATCATTTTAGCAGGCTGCTTTCTTTTTTAGGCGCTTCCATCCCCCAGTTTTGGCTGGGATACTTATTGATCTTTCTCTTTTCCGTCAAACTGGATTTGTTTCCGGTGGAAGGGAAAGGGACCTGGCAGCATTTTGTATTGCCCAGTCTGACTTTGTCCCTAGCATTGGTTGCTGTCTACACCCGCTTGCTCCGGGCCAGTGTACTGGAAGAGCTGGAGCAGCAGTATGTCTTATATGCGCGGACGCGGGGCATCAAAGAAAAAGCCATTATGGGCAAGCACGTCTTAAAAATCGCGATTGCTCCTATGATGACGGGGCTTGGCATGAACCTTGGAAAACTTTTGACCGGTACGATTATCATTGAACAAGTTTTTTCATGGCCGGGATTCGGCCGATATTTTGTAGAAGCCATATTTAACCGGGACATACCTGTTATTCAATGTTACGTGATGTTGGCCGTTTGCTTATTTGTCATATGCAACTTGATTGTGGATATTGTGCAAATGTACATGGATCCACGCATTTCATTGAAGGGAAGGGCTCAGTTTTGA
- the nikC gene encoding nickel ABC transporter permease subunit NikC → MISSIRIARKSQLAILIGSATLAVFFLIAILAPWIAPNDPIQVNLAFKLSPPSLDYPLGTDHLGRCNLSRLLYGARVSLGFASLIFVAALGFGLVIGTIAGYKGGVIDAVLMRFCEGVMAFPNLVLVLGIVGLLGPGLWQVVMALMMVQWVYYARMIRNMIVGLKEQNFILAARISGSSTGKIIRRHMIPNVLPPVLVMGTLEMGWAIMDLSALSFLGLGVQPPTPEWGAMILEGKNFIRSQPELMLYPGIMILLVVISFNVLGEALSEKYGIKKR, encoded by the coding sequence TTGATTTCTAGCATACGAATCGCAAGAAAGAGCCAACTAGCCATCCTCATTGGCTCTGCCACACTGGCCGTATTCTTCCTGATCGCTATTTTAGCTCCTTGGATTGCGCCGAATGATCCCATCCAGGTGAACCTGGCATTTAAATTGTCGCCTCCTTCTTTGGACTACCCTTTGGGAACGGATCATTTGGGGCGATGCAACCTGTCTCGGCTTTTATACGGCGCGCGCGTCTCGTTAGGTTTCGCTTCTTTGATTTTTGTGGCTGCTTTAGGTTTCGGCTTGGTGATTGGCACAATTGCCGGATATAAAGGCGGCGTAATTGATGCTGTATTGATGAGATTTTGCGAAGGCGTTATGGCGTTTCCGAATCTTGTGCTTGTTCTTGGCATCGTCGGACTGCTCGGCCCCGGGCTTTGGCAGGTGGTGATGGCGCTGATGATGGTTCAATGGGTATATTACGCAAGAATGATCCGCAATATGATTGTCGGTTTGAAAGAACAGAATTTCATACTGGCAGCCCGCATCAGCGGATCCTCTACAGGGAAAATAATTAGGCGCCACATGATTCCAAATGTGCTTCCGCCAGTTCTGGTGATGGGCACACTTGAAATGGGATGGGCTATCATGGATCTGTCGGCACTGTCATTTCTCGGGCTCGGCGTCCAACCTCCGACTCCCGAATGGGGGGCCATGATTCTGGAAGGCAAAAACTTCATCCGCAGCCAGCCTGAATTGATGCTCTACCCGGGGATCATGATACTGCTCGTTGTAATTTCTTTTAATGTATTAGGTGAAGCTTTATCGGAGAAGTACGGCATTAAAAAACGGTAG
- the nikD gene encoding nickel import ATP-binding protein NikD, whose product MDKQHYVLQAKDVNISVNSAQGRLPLVHELNLDLKPGKVLGLVGESGSGKTITCMALLQLLNPKTTQISGSIQLNGRELNGLKPKEMRNVLGKEIGYIMQNPMNAFTPVYTIGNQFVETIRAHTPLTKKQAIELAVSSMAAMDLQEPDKLMRMYPFQLSGGMLQRVMIAISMCLRPSVLIADEPTTALDVTSQMQVLSELDRLRKECGTSILLISHDLGVISALADDVAVMQKGRIVEKADVFQLFDEPQHPYTKKLLLARPMLPMEYEREKLVI is encoded by the coding sequence ATGGACAAACAGCATTATGTGTTGCAGGCGAAGGATGTAAATATCTCAGTAAACTCAGCTCAGGGAAGGCTACCACTCGTTCATGAGCTGAATTTGGACTTGAAGCCCGGAAAAGTGCTGGGACTTGTAGGAGAAAGCGGGAGCGGGAAGACCATTACGTGTATGGCGCTGCTTCAGCTGTTAAATCCAAAAACCACACAAATAAGCGGAAGCATCCAGCTCAATGGCCGTGAACTGAATGGGCTGAAGCCTAAAGAAATGCGCAACGTTCTCGGGAAAGAAATCGGCTACATTATGCAAAATCCCATGAATGCTTTTACTCCCGTTTATACAATCGGCAACCAATTTGTAGAAACAATCCGCGCGCATACACCTCTTACAAAAAAACAGGCGATTGAATTGGCGGTTTCGTCTATGGCTGCAATGGATTTGCAGGAACCCGATAAATTGATGCGGATGTACCCTTTTCAGCTGAGCGGCGGAATGCTGCAGCGGGTCATGATCGCGATTTCGATGTGCCTGCGTCCATCTGTGCTGATTGCTGATGAACCGACAACTGCACTTGACGTAACAAGCCAAATGCAGGTTCTTTCAGAACTGGACCGGCTTCGAAAAGAGTGCGGCACTTCGATCTTGCTGATATCACATGATTTGGGCGTTATTTCAGCTCTTGCTGACGATGTGGCAGTGATGCAAAAAGGGCGGATTGTGGAAAAAGCGGATGTCTTCCAATTGTTCGATGAGCCGCAGCATCCCTACACGAAAAAATTGCTGCTGGCCAGACCTATGTTGCCGATGGAATACGAACGTGAAAAGCTGGTCATATAA
- the nikE gene encoding nickel import ATP-binding protein NikE: MNLLEVAGVTHTYGSFRPFRRKEKAAPALSDISFSIGEGMCLGLLGTSGAGKSTLGKVILGVEKPTKGTVLFQGQDLYTMEAAARKHFRRDLQVVFQDSFSSVNPRMTAEKIISEPLENYERLSPSELKRSVAQLLEVVGLHADDMKKYPMQFSGGQLQRINIARAIALKPKMIILDEPVSSLDMVTQTNILTLLNELKAEYGLSYLFITHDIRAAYSVSDALAVMDKGRVVEMVQDKDEIFSSQQPVVKKLVSSILPEHPRNRTLLNGEVFV, from the coding sequence ATGAATTTACTTGAAGTGGCAGGCGTGACGCATACATATGGCTCTTTCCGTCCTTTTCGCCGCAAAGAAAAAGCGGCGCCTGCCCTTTCCGATATATCCTTTTCTATCGGAGAAGGCATGTGCCTGGGGCTTCTCGGAACAAGCGGAGCCGGCAAAAGTACATTAGGGAAAGTGATCTTGGGTGTCGAAAAACCGACAAAAGGAACGGTTCTATTCCAAGGCCAAGATCTCTACACAATGGAGGCTGCCGCCCGAAAGCATTTTCGCAGAGACCTGCAAGTCGTTTTCCAGGACAGTTTTTCATCGGTGAATCCGAGAATGACGGCTGAAAAGATTATCAGTGAGCCACTGGAAAACTATGAGAGACTTTCTCCATCGGAACTGAAAAGGAGTGTGGCGCAATTATTGGAAGTTGTCGGATTGCATGCGGATGACATGAAAAAATATCCGATGCAATTCAGCGGCGGACAGCTTCAGCGGATCAACATTGCGAGAGCAATTGCCCTAAAGCCGAAAATGATCATTTTAGATGAACCCGTCAGCAGTCTCGATATGGTCACCCAGACAAATATCTTAACTTTATTGAACGAGTTAAAAGCTGAGTATGGCCTTTCATATTTGTTTATTACACACGACATCAGAGCAGCATACTCGGTTTCTGATGCGCTTGCAGTAATGGATAAGGGAAGAGTGGTCGAAATGGTTCAAGACAAGGATGAAATCTTTTCTTCACAGCAGCCTGTGGTGAAGAAATTGGTGTCTTCTATACTTCCTGAACATCCACGAAACCGGACGCTTTTAAACGGGGAAGTTTTTGTATAG